The Ailuropoda melanoleuca isolate Jingjing chromosome 9, ASM200744v2, whole genome shotgun sequence genome includes a region encoding these proteins:
- the THEM6 gene encoding LOW QUALITY PROTEIN: protein THEM6 (The sequence of the model RefSeq protein was modified relative to this genomic sequence to represent the inferred CDS: deleted 1 base in 1 codon) codes for MLGLLVASLVVALAYFALLDGWYLVRVPCAVLRARLLQPRVRDLLAEQRYGGRVLPSDLDLLLHMNNARYLREADVARAAHLARCGVLGALRALGARAVLAASCARYRRSLRLFEPFEVRTRLLGWDDRAFYLEARFISLRDGFVCALLRSRQHVLGTSPERVVQHLCKRRVEPPELPEDLRHWVAYNEASSQLLRAESGLSDVVKDQ; via the exons ATGCTGGGGCTGCTCGTGGCATCGTTGGTCGTGGCGCTCGCCTACTTCGCGCTG TTGGACGGATGGTACCTGGTGCGCGTGCCGTGCGCCGTGCTGCGCGCGCGCCTGCTGCAGCCGCGCGTCCGCGACCTGCTGGCCGAGCAGCGCTACGGGGGCCGCGTGCTGCCCTCGGACCTGGACCTGCTGCTGCACATGAACAACGCGCGCTATTTGCGCGAGGCCGACGTGGCGCGCGCCGCGCACCTGGCCCGCTGCGGGGTGCTGGGGGCGCTGCGCGCGCTCGGGGCCCGCGCCGTTCTGGCCGCCTCGTGTGCGCGCTATCGCCGCTCGCTGCGCCTGTTCGAGCCCTTCGAGGTGCGCACCCGCCTGCTGGGCTGGGATGACCGCGCCTTTTACCTGGAGGCGCGCTTCATCAGCCTGCGCGATGGCTTCGTGTGCGCGCTGCTGCGCTCCCGCCAGCACGTGCTGGGCACCTCTCCGGAGCGAGTCGTGCAGCACCTGTGCAAGCGCCGG GTGGAGCCCCCTGAGCTGCCCGAAGACCTTCGTCACTGGGTCGCCTACAACGAGGCCAGCAGCCAGCTGCTCAGGGCCGAGAGCGGGCTCAGTGACGTCGTCAAGGACCAGTGA